In the Kribbella sp. NBC_00482 genome, one interval contains:
- a CDS encoding ribonuclease H family protein, translated as MTVPVGAHTVFTDGACSRNPGPGGWAWASSKTVYASGHEADSTNQRMEIRAALEAVRANDGPLLVVSDSTYVVNCFRDGWHTGWLDRGWLTSAKKPVANRDLWEPLVELVTKRGDVAFQWVKGHSGHEMNDFVDELAVAACFPQH; from the coding sequence ATGACCGTTCCCGTGGGGGCGCACACCGTGTTCACGGATGGCGCGTGCTCGCGCAATCCTGGGCCTGGAGGCTGGGCCTGGGCATCGTCGAAGACCGTGTACGCCTCCGGTCACGAGGCTGATTCCACGAACCAGCGGATGGAGATCCGTGCCGCCCTCGAGGCCGTACGGGCGAACGACGGACCGTTGCTGGTCGTCTCGGACTCGACGTACGTCGTCAACTGCTTCCGCGATGGTTGGCACACAGGCTGGCTCGACCGCGGCTGGCTCACCTCAGCCAAGAAACCGGTCGCCAACCGCGACCTGTGGGAGCCCTTGGTCGAGTTGGTCACCAAACGCGGCGATGTCGCCTTCCAATGGGTAAAGGGCCACTCCGGCCACGAAATGAACGACTTCGTCGACGAACTAGCCGTCGCCGCCTGCTTCCCCCAACACTGA
- the aqpZ gene encoding aquaporin Z, with amino-acid sequence MESPSPAARIGAEFLGTFWLVFGGCGAAVLAGVVLNPDKVSVGIGYLGVALAFGLTVLTMAYAVGHVSGGHFNPAVTIGLAVAKRIEWKWVPTYIVTQIVAGTAAGAILLAVASGKDGFSAVDSGFASNGYGDRSPGGYSLLACLIVEIVLTAFFLYVILGATDDRAPKGFAPIAIGLALTLVHLVGIPVTNTSVNPARSLGVAWFAGGSALGQVWLFIVAPIVGAAIAGISYAAITGARGPKVDEGVANNP; translated from the coding sequence GTGGAATCACCAAGTCCTGCGGCTCGGATCGGTGCGGAGTTTCTGGGAACCTTTTGGCTCGTGTTCGGCGGCTGCGGCGCGGCCGTCCTGGCCGGTGTCGTGCTCAACCCCGACAAGGTCTCTGTCGGCATCGGCTACCTCGGTGTGGCGCTGGCCTTCGGTCTGACCGTGCTCACCATGGCGTACGCCGTCGGCCACGTCTCCGGTGGTCACTTCAACCCGGCCGTGACGATCGGCCTCGCGGTTGCCAAGCGCATCGAGTGGAAATGGGTACCGACGTACATCGTCACCCAGATCGTCGCCGGCACCGCTGCCGGAGCGATCCTGCTGGCCGTTGCCAGCGGCAAGGACGGCTTCAGCGCCGTCGACAGTGGTTTCGCCAGCAACGGCTACGGCGACCGGTCGCCGGGCGGCTACTCGCTGCTGGCCTGCCTGATCGTCGAGATCGTGCTGACAGCCTTCTTCCTGTACGTGATCCTCGGCGCCACCGACGACCGGGCGCCCAAGGGATTCGCCCCGATCGCCATCGGTCTCGCACTCACACTCGTCCACCTGGTCGGCATTCCGGTCACCAACACGTCGGTCAACCCGGCGCGATCGCTCGGCGTCGCCTGGTTCGCCGGCGGTTCGGCACTCGGCCAGGTCTGGCTCTTCATCGTCGCCCCGATCGTCGGCGCCGCAATCGCCGGCATCAGCTACGCCGCCATCACCGGCGCCCGCGGCCCCAAGGTCGACGAAGGCGTAGCCAACAACCCGTAG
- a CDS encoding ornithine cyclodeaminase family protein, giving the protein MPDSIRFIDRAALERTLGWTQAIDALDAALVTGTGNTPPRTFVEVSGGQLILMPGEVGAQVGVKVVSVNPGNAARGLPRIQGVHIAFDGPTLRPVAVIDAESLTLRRTASVSALAVRRLSTTDSNSLLVFGTGPQALSHALAINAVRPLDHVVVVGRRVEAVAALVGSLQGQGLPARPGTPEDVADVDLVACCTTATEPLFDSNLLRPEATVVAVGSHEPAVREVDTNLVRRATVVVESRASALGQAGDIILAIADGVPETDAITADLHELATGRLDITPGAPRLFKSVGEAWCDVVTATAALHATASPDLR; this is encoded by the coding sequence ATGCCGGACAGCATCAGGTTCATCGACAGGGCAGCCCTCGAGCGCACGCTTGGCTGGACGCAGGCGATCGACGCACTCGATGCCGCCCTGGTCACCGGGACCGGAAACACGCCGCCGCGCACGTTCGTGGAGGTATCCGGCGGCCAGCTCATCCTGATGCCCGGCGAGGTCGGGGCGCAGGTCGGCGTGAAGGTCGTGTCGGTCAATCCCGGCAACGCGGCCCGCGGCCTGCCCCGGATCCAGGGTGTCCACATCGCCTTCGACGGGCCGACGCTGCGACCGGTCGCCGTCATCGACGCCGAGTCGCTCACGTTGCGACGTACGGCGAGTGTCTCGGCCCTCGCCGTACGTCGGCTGTCGACCACGGACTCGAACTCGCTGCTGGTGTTCGGGACCGGGCCGCAGGCCTTGAGCCATGCCCTGGCGATCAACGCGGTGCGTCCGCTGGACCACGTCGTCGTGGTGGGGCGCCGGGTCGAGGCCGTCGCGGCGCTTGTTGGCTCGCTTCAAGGGCAGGGCCTTCCAGCTCGGCCCGGAACTCCCGAAGACGTCGCGGACGTCGACCTGGTCGCCTGCTGTACGACGGCGACCGAGCCGCTGTTCGACTCCAACCTGCTCCGGCCGGAAGCGACTGTGGTCGCTGTCGGGTCGCACGAACCAGCGGTCCGCGAGGTCGATACGAACCTCGTCCGCCGGGCCACCGTCGTAGTCGAGTCACGAGCCTCCGCGCTCGGCCAGGCAGGGGACATCATCCTCGCGATCGCAGACGGCGTACCCGAAACCGACGCGATCACAGCCGACCTCCACGAACTCGCCACCGGCCGGCTAGACATCACCCCCGGCGCACCCCGCCTGTTCAAGAGCGTCGGCGAAGCCTGGTGCGACGTCGTCACCGCCACCGCCGCCCTCCACGCCACCGCCTCACCTGACCTGCGGTAG
- a CDS encoding metal-dependent hydrolase family protein — protein sequence MLVNDRRSVQGTLIVTNATVFDGENAELVDGPVAVRDGRIVAVGDTGDTGDRGDTGDLGDGAVVVDAEGGTVLPGLIDAHCHPYGISLDMVDIEASPLSYIAIVAAGRLRNAVRRGFTTIRDVAGGEAGLAKAIAEGRLEAPRYLFTGPALSQTGGHGDARPAHWDTCPCHSHTTEVVDGVDPLRRAVRERFRQGAHAIKIMTSGGVVSLTDPIRIPQYSEDEIRAVTAEAARRGSYVAAHSYSPEAIVHSVRNGVRSIEHGNLLDSASAAAMAEHGAFLIPTLAAYDAMDRRGVELGMAAVSLAKNREVLDAGRQAIELAVAAGVPVGFGTDLMGELEEEQLNGLRLQSEVLGILDTLRCATSVNARLLGLEDLGVVRPGAIADLLVVSGNPLEQPECLWDPAAQRIVIQGGRVV from the coding sequence GTGCTGGTCAATGACCGCCGCTCTGTTCAAGGCACGCTGATCGTGACGAATGCGACTGTCTTCGACGGCGAGAATGCCGAGCTCGTGGACGGGCCGGTGGCTGTCCGGGACGGGCGGATCGTCGCGGTCGGGGACACAGGGGACACAGGGGACAGAGGGGACACAGGGGACCTTGGGGACGGCGCTGTTGTGGTCGACGCCGAGGGCGGCACAGTTCTGCCTGGGCTGATCGACGCGCACTGTCATCCGTACGGCATCAGCTTGGACATGGTCGACATCGAAGCGAGCCCGCTGAGCTACATAGCGATCGTCGCGGCCGGCAGGTTGCGCAACGCAGTGCGCCGCGGCTTCACCACGATCCGCGATGTCGCGGGCGGTGAGGCCGGGCTGGCGAAGGCGATCGCCGAGGGCCGGCTGGAGGCGCCGCGGTACCTGTTCACCGGGCCGGCGCTGAGCCAGACCGGTGGGCACGGCGACGCACGGCCGGCGCACTGGGACACGTGTCCTTGCCACAGTCACACGACCGAGGTCGTCGACGGGGTGGACCCGCTGCGTCGCGCGGTCCGTGAGCGTTTCCGGCAGGGCGCGCACGCGATCAAGATCATGACCTCGGGCGGCGTCGTGTCGTTGACCGACCCGATCCGGATCCCGCAGTACTCCGAGGACGAGATCCGCGCCGTCACCGCGGAGGCGGCCCGGCGGGGGAGTTACGTCGCGGCGCATTCGTACTCGCCGGAAGCGATCGTGCACTCGGTGCGCAACGGCGTACGGTCGATCGAGCACGGCAACCTCCTCGACAGCGCGTCGGCTGCGGCGATGGCTGAGCACGGGGCGTTCCTGATTCCGACGTTGGCGGCGTACGACGCGATGGATCGGCGCGGCGTGGAGCTCGGGATGGCCGCGGTGTCGCTGGCCAAGAACCGGGAGGTGCTCGACGCGGGTCGGCAGGCGATCGAGCTCGCTGTCGCTGCGGGGGTTCCGGTGGGGTTCGGCACTGACCTGATGGGTGAGCTGGAGGAGGAGCAGCTCAATGGATTGCGTCTGCAGAGCGAGGTTCTCGGCATCCTCGACACACTGCGTTGCGCGACTTCCGTGAACGCCCGCCTGCTCGGGTTGGAGGACCTCGGCGTGGTCCGGCCCGGGGCGATCGCGGACCTTCTCGTAGTCTCGGGCAACCCGTTGGAGCAGCCTGAATGCCTGTGGGATCCGGCTGCCCAACGGATCGTCATCCAGGGCGGACGCGTCGTTTAG
- a CDS encoding PucR family transcriptional regulator — protein sequence MDLDDLVGAISDAFGTPAVLEDRDFNLVAFNTQPDEIDAVRAGSILRRRSTTDVRSWFEQFGIATAAGPVRTPAEPSLGILPRLCLPVRWNGVTYGYFWLLDPEGGLGTPTQLEATAAIARDAGALLAQRARGSRDASLLLTNLLAPDDAVSGRAVEELDSRGLVQRTAYVVVVHAEQPSREVVPLNLWSLPRHVLATSGEGFTTLLVDLANERMSLIDQAIDRLRQLHAQRLGDQAAARLLVGVGEPQRGVAHARTSHEQAMRATKILAAVPRLGAVAHWSQLGVHRLISCGPRSALVDAVLDPRAQRLLDAGGELVRTAQVFLDRAGNIQELATELAIHRQTAYYRIRRIETITGFDLHRGEDRLTLHLALTMAPLLLPTESQGG from the coding sequence ATGGACCTCGATGACCTGGTCGGCGCGATCTCGGACGCGTTCGGTACGCCGGCCGTGCTCGAGGACCGCGACTTCAACCTGGTCGCGTTCAACACGCAGCCTGACGAGATCGACGCGGTCCGGGCGGGGTCGATCCTGCGGCGGCGTTCGACGACCGACGTCCGGAGCTGGTTCGAGCAGTTCGGCATCGCCACGGCGGCCGGCCCGGTCCGCACTCCGGCCGAGCCGAGCCTCGGCATCCTGCCGCGGCTGTGCCTGCCCGTGCGATGGAACGGCGTGACGTACGGATACTTCTGGCTGCTCGACCCAGAAGGCGGATTGGGTACGCCGACGCAACTCGAGGCGACCGCCGCGATCGCACGGGACGCGGGCGCTCTGCTCGCGCAACGCGCCCGCGGGAGTCGCGACGCGTCGCTGCTGCTCACCAACCTGCTGGCACCTGACGACGCGGTCTCGGGGCGGGCGGTCGAAGAGCTCGACAGCCGCGGGCTGGTCCAGCGGACGGCGTACGTCGTGGTCGTCCATGCAGAGCAGCCGTCGCGCGAGGTCGTGCCGCTCAATCTCTGGTCACTGCCGCGCCATGTGCTCGCGACCTCCGGGGAAGGCTTCACGACGCTGCTCGTGGACCTCGCGAACGAGCGGATGTCGTTAATCGACCAGGCGATCGACCGGCTCCGGCAGTTGCACGCCCAGCGCCTCGGCGATCAGGCCGCGGCGCGGCTGCTGGTCGGGGTCGGCGAGCCGCAGCGCGGTGTCGCCCACGCGCGGACCAGCCACGAACAGGCCATGCGCGCCACCAAGATCCTGGCCGCTGTGCCGCGTCTCGGCGCGGTCGCTCATTGGTCGCAGCTCGGCGTACACCGGTTGATCTCCTGCGGTCCGCGATCGGCGCTCGTGGACGCCGTACTCGATCCGCGGGCGCAGCGGCTGCTCGACGCGGGCGGTGAGCTGGTCCGGACGGCGCAGGTGTTCCTGGACCGGGCCGGCAACATCCAAGAACTGGCAACGGAGCTCGCCATCCACCGTCAGACGGCGTACTACCGTATCCGCCGAATCGAGACCATCACGGGCTTCGACTTGCACCGCGGTGAGGACCGCCTGACCTTGCACCTCGCGCTGACAATGGCGCCACTGCTTCTGCCCACCGAATCTCAAGGAGGATGA
- a CDS encoding proline dehydrogenase family protein: MLGTALLAASRSRRVRAAVTKSPVTRKVITRFIAGDDVYAAVDTTRRLTSGGFAVTLDHLGEDTLDRAQAEATRDAYLTLIELLADQGLSTNSEASLKLSAMGQALPGDGEALAAENAYAICAAASDAGMTVTLDMEDHTTVDSTLGILAELRKDHPSVGVALQAMLYRTEADCRDLATTGSRVRLVKGAYAEPKSVAHPAKSDVDRAYARCLSILMAGLGYPMIASHDPRMISIAQALATQHGKGQDDFEFQMLYGIRPSAQEQLRSQGSRVRIYVPYGDDWYGYFMRRLAERPANVGFLLRSLVTK, encoded by the coding sequence GTGCTTGGTACCGCTCTGCTCGCCGCATCCCGCAGCCGTCGCGTCCGGGCCGCCGTCACCAAGTCCCCGGTGACGCGCAAGGTCATCACGCGCTTCATCGCCGGCGACGACGTGTATGCCGCCGTCGACACCACCCGGCGGCTGACCTCCGGCGGCTTCGCGGTGACCCTCGACCACCTCGGCGAGGACACGCTCGACCGCGCCCAGGCCGAAGCCACGCGGGACGCATACCTCACCCTGATCGAGCTGCTGGCGGACCAGGGGCTCTCGACCAACTCCGAGGCATCGCTCAAGCTCTCCGCGATGGGCCAGGCACTGCCCGGTGACGGCGAAGCGCTGGCCGCCGAGAACGCGTACGCGATCTGCGCCGCGGCCTCCGACGCCGGCATGACCGTCACCCTCGACATGGAGGACCACACCACGGTCGACTCCACGCTCGGCATCCTGGCCGAGCTGCGCAAGGACCACCCGTCGGTCGGAGTCGCGCTGCAGGCGATGCTGTACCGCACCGAGGCCGACTGCCGCGACCTCGCCACCACCGGGTCGCGGGTACGCCTGGTCAAGGGCGCATACGCCGAGCCGAAGTCGGTCGCCCACCCCGCGAAGAGCGACGTCGACCGCGCGTATGCCCGCTGCCTCAGCATCCTGATGGCCGGACTCGGCTACCCGATGATCGCCAGTCACGACCCGCGCATGATCTCGATCGCGCAGGCGCTCGCCACGCAGCACGGCAAGGGTCAGGACGACTTCGAGTTCCAGATGCTCTACGGCATCCGGCCGAGCGCCCAGGAGCAGCTCCGCTCGCAGGGGTCGCGGGTGCGGATCTACGTCCCGTACGGCGACGACTGGTACGGGTACTTCATGCGCCGCCTGGCCGAGCGCCCCGCCAACGTCGGCTTCCTGCTCCGCTCCCTCGTCACCAAGTAG